The Coffea arabica cultivar ET-39 chromosome 4e, Coffea Arabica ET-39 HiFi, whole genome shotgun sequence genome includes a window with the following:
- the LOC113742696 gene encoding ABC transporter C family member 13 isoform X4 has product MGILQRSNSMEEPLLPCKIDVKEGHPKFPGLMCNFWHLITFKTIDTLMACGVERQLDSNDLLNLPDNLNPSSCHQILQQCWEAQQRKNSSHPSLLKAICCAYGWPYFHLGFLKVINDCLGFVGPVLLNKLIRFLQQGSDHYHGYIFAISLGLASILKSFLDTQYTFHLSKLKLKLRSSIMTIIYHKCLHVRLAERSKFSEGEIQTFMSVDADRTVNLCNSFHDIWSLPLQIGIALYLLYVQVKFAFLSGIAITILLIPVNKWIAQLIAKATRSMMEQKDERIRRTAELFTYIRTLKMYSWELIFASWLMKTRALEVKYLSTRKYLDAWCVFFWATTPTLFSLFTFGLYTLMGHQLDAATVFTCLALFNNLISPLNSFPWVINGLIDAFISSRRLSKYLSSSECELGMEKKGYPSGNPENMAVIICDACSTWSSSDEKDLSLILDNVTLQIPKGYLVAVIGEVGSGKSSVLNLILGEMRLVIGSIHLNGSTTYVPQIPWILSGTIRDNILFGRNYNSTRYSDVLHACTLDVDISLMIGGDMACIGEKGINLSGGQRARLALARALYCASDIYMLDDVLSAVDAHVACSILHNAILGPLMNLQTRILCTHNIQAIYAADMVVEMDKGRVKWVGTPSDLKVSSYLAFPSIDNCSISSEVQVGERSSISVEAEGGVEVDNSYNLEGVQGTIDAETRKEGRVELLVYKNYAEFAGWFITILTCLSALLMQFSRNGNDLWLSYWVDTTGSSQKDYSTTFYLGMLCMFCLVNSTLTLVRAFSFAFGGIHAAIQMHDRLLNKLINASISFFDQTPSGRILNRFSSDLYTIDDSLPFIFNILLANFVGLLGIAIILSYVQVIFLLVLLPFWYIYSKLQFYYRSTSRELRRLDSVSRSPIYASFTETLDGASTIRAFSSEDFFFLRFIEHITVYQRTSYSEVTASLWLSLRLQLLAAFIVSFVAVMSVVGSQRLLPITLGTPGLVGLALSYAAPIVSLLGSFLTSFTETEKEMVSVERVLQYMDIPQEVVRDEQLYLNWPSQGEIQFQNVTLRYMPSLPPALRGVSFIITGGTQVGVIGRTGAGKSSILNALFRLNPISGGCILVDGINIAEISLRDLRSHLAVVPQSPFLFEGSLRDNLDPLHISDDRMIWNILEKCHVKQEVEAGGGLDMHVKESGISFSVGQRQLLCLARALLKSSQVLCLDECTANIDTQTSAKLQNAIASECRGLTVITIAHRISTVMNMDNILILDQGILVEQGNPNSLLNDDLSRFSSFAKASKM; this is encoded by the exons GTGATTAATGATTGTCTAGGTTTTGTGGGACCCGTGCTTCTCAATAAGTTGATTCGATTTCTTCAGCAAG GTTCTGACCACTATCATGGCTACATTTTTGCTATATCCTTGGGCCTAGCCTCTATTTTGAA ATCCTTCCTTGATACACAATATACTTTTCATCTTTCCAAACTCAAGCTGAAGCTGCGCTCTAGCATTATGACTATTATTTACCATAAG TGTCTTCATGTTAGACTTGCAGAGAGGTCAAAATTTTCTGAAGGGGAGATTCAAACATTCATGTCTGTTGATGCTGATAGAACTGTCAACCTTTGCAACAGTTTCCATGATATATGGAG CTTGCCGCTGCAAATTGGAATAGCTCTATATCTACTCTACGTACAAGTCAAGTTTGCATTTCTTTCTGGAATAGCAATAACCATTCTGCTAATACCGG TCAATAAATGGATTGCTCAACTAATTGCAAAGGCTACAAGAAGCATGATGGAACAGAAGGATGAAAG AATTAGGAGGACGGCTGAACTCTTCACATACATTCGGACTTTGAAAATGTACAGCTGGGAGCTTATATTTGCTAGCTGGTTGATGAAGACAAGAGCATTGGAAGTGAAATACTTATCA ACCAGGAAATACTTGGACGCGTGGTGTGTATTTTTTTGGGCAACTACACCAACCCTTTTCTCTTTGTTCACCTTTGGACTTTACACTTTGATGGGACATCAGCTTGATGCGGCAACG GTTTTCACTTGCCTTGCattatttaacaatttaatcTCCCCACTAAACTCATTTCCTTGGGTCATTAATGGGCTAATTGAT GCTTTTATATCTTCTCGGAGGTTGAGCAAATATTTGTCCAGTTCTGAGTGTGAACTTGGGATGGAGAAGAAAGGATATCCTTCAGGAAATCCTGAAAACATGGCTGTCATCATTTGTGATGCATGTTCAACATGGTCAAGCAGTGATGAAAAAGATTTGAGTTTGATTTTGGACAATGTTACTCTTCAAATACCAAAAGGTTACCTGGTTGCTGTTATTGGAGAG GTTGGATCAGGTAAATCATCCGtgctaaatttgattttaggagAAATGAGACTTGTTATTGGATCAATACATCTGAATGGATCCACAACTTATGTACCGCAG ATACCTTGGATTCTCTCTGGAACCATCCGTGataatattttgtttgggaGGAATTACAACTCAACAAG GTACTCAGATGTATTACACGCTTGTACACTTGATGTTGATATCTCCTTGATGATTGGAGGTGATATGGCCTGTATCGGAGAGAAAGGAATTAACCTGTCAGGTGGCCAGAGAGCACGTCTTGCACTTGCCAG GGCTCTCTATTGTGCCTCTGATATATACATGCTTGATGATGTTCTGAGTGCAGTAGATGCTCATGTTGCCTGCTCAATTTTGCATAATGCCATTCTTGGCCCTCTTATGAACCTGCAGACACGCATTCTATGCACACATAACATTCAG GCAATATATGCTGCTGATATGGtggttgaaatggacaagggaAGAGTGAAGTGGGTGGGAACTCCATCTGACTTAAAGGTTTCTTCCTATTTGGCATTTCCCTCTATAGACAACTGTAGTATTTCCTCCGAAGTTCAAGTAGGGGAAAGGTCATCTATCTCTGTAGAAGCCGAAGGAGGAGTAGAGGTGGACAATTCCTACAATTTGGAAGGAGTTCAAGGGACTATTGATGCTGAGACGAGGAAAGAAGGGAGAGTTGAACTTCTTGTATACAA AAATTATGCAGAATTTGCTGGTTGGTTCATTACGATATTAACATGCTTGTCGGCCCTTTTGATGCAATTTTCTCGTAATGGAAATGACTTGTGGCTATCATATTGGGTTGATACAACTGGAAGCAGTCAGAAAGACTACTCGACAACATTTTATCTG GGTATGCTCTGCATGTTCTGTTTGGTGAATTCTACACTAACTCTGGTGAGGgcattttcatttgcatttgGTGGCATACATGCTGCCATCCAGATGCATGATCGCTTGTTGAATAAGCTTATCAATGCAAGTATTAGCTTCTTTGATCAGACACCTAGTGGGAGAATACTTAACAG ATTTTCTTCGGATCTTTATACTATTGATGATTCTCTCCCATTTATTTTCAACATTCTCCTGGCCAATTTTGTTGGCCTGTTGGGAATTGCTATAATCTTGTCATATGTGCAG GTCATCTTTTTGCTAGTATTGTTGCCTTTCTGGTACATATACAGCAAATTACAG TTCTACTACAGGTCAACATCACGTGAGCTGCGAAGGCTGGATAGTGTTTCTCGCTCACCAATTTACGCATCATTCACGGAGACACTGGATGGAGCATCAACTATTAGGGCATTCAGCTCTGAG GACTTTTTCTTCCTCAGATTCATTGAGCATATAACAGTATATCAAAGAACTTCTTACTCTGAGGTGACAGCAAGTTTGTGGCTTTCCCTGCGCCTTCAG TTGTTGGCAGCTTTTATTGTCTCATTTGTTGCTGTGATGTCTGTTGTTGGATCTCAGAGACTTCTCCCCATCACTTTAGGCACTCCAGGGCTG GTTGGCTTGGCTCTCTCATATGCAGCTCCGATCGTATCTTTACTCGGAAGCTTTTTGACAAGTTTCACGGAAACAGAGAAGGAGATGGTTTCTGTGGAGAGGGTTCTTCAG TATATGGACATTCCTCAAGAAGTAGTTAGAGACGAACAATTGTATCTGAATTGGCCATCTCAAGGGGAGATCCAGTTCCAGAATGTGACACTCCGATATATGCCTTCTCTGCCTCCTGCATTACGTGGTGTGTCTTTTATTATTACAGGCGGAACTCAG GTTGGAGTCATTGGAAGAACAGGTGCGGGAAAATCAAGCATTTTGAATGCCCTATTTCGCTTAAATCCAATCAGCGGAGGTTGTATTTTAGTGGATGGAATTAATATAGCTGAGATTTCCCTAAGAGACCTTCGTTCTCATTTGGCTGTCGTTCCCCAGAGTCCATTCTTATTTGAAGGATCATTAAG GGACAATCTAGACCCATTGCACATAAGCGATGATAGAATGATTTGGAACATCCTCGAGAAATGTCACGTAAAGCAAGAAGTAGAAGCAGGGGGAGGGCTGGACATGCATGTAAAGGAGTCCGGAATATCATTCTCTGTGGGGCAACGGCAGCTCCTTTGCCTTGCACGTGCACTTCTCAAATCTTCTCAG GTGTTATGTTTGGATGAGTGCACTGCCAATATAGACACTCAAACATCTGCAAAACTACAGAACGCTATAGCTAGTGAGTGCCGAGGATTAACAGTAATTACGATTGCACATCGTATCTCAACAGTTATGAACATGGACAATATCCTGATTTTAGATCAAGGAATCCTG GTTGAGCAAGGGAATCCAAATAGTCTTCTAAATGATGACTTATCCAGATTCTCAAGTTTTGCAAAAGCATCGAAAATGTGA
- the LOC113742696 gene encoding ABC transporter C family member 13 isoform X3 yields the protein MFGILINIMRIKWASYRGRSNSMEEPLLPCKIDVKEGHPKFPGLMCNFWHLITFKTIDTLMACGVERQLDSNDLLNLPDNLNPSSCHQILQQCWEAQQRKNSSHPSLLKAICCAYGWPYFHLGFLKVINDCLGFVGPVLLNKLIRFLQQGSDHYHGYIFAISLGLASILKSFLDTQYTFHLSKLKLKLRSSIMTIIYHKCLHVRLAERSKFSEGEIQTFMSVDADRTVNLCNSFHDIWSLPLQIGIALYLLYVQVKFAFLSGIAITILLIPVNKWIAQLIAKATRSMMEQKDERIRRTAELFTYIRTLKMYSWELIFASWLMKTRALEVKYLSTRKYLDAWCVFFWATTPTLFSLFTFGLYTLMGHQLDAATVFTCLALFNNLISPLNSFPWVINGLIDAFISSRRLSKYLSSSECELGMEKKGYPSGNPENMAVIICDACSTWSSSDEKDLSLILDNVTLQIPKGYLVAVIGEVGSGKSSVLNLILGEMRLVIGSIHLNGSTTYVPQIPWILSGTIRDNILFGRNYNSTRYSDVLHACTLDVDISLMIGGDMACIGEKGINLSGGQRARLALARALYCASDIYMLDDVLSAVDAHVACSILHNAILGPLMNLQTRILCTHNIQAIYAADMVVEMDKGRVKWVGTPSDLKVSSYLAFPSIDNCSISSEVQVGERSSISVEAEGGVEVDNSYNLEGVQGTIDAETRKEGRVELLVYKNYAEFAGWFITILTCLSALLMQFSRNGNDLWLSYWVDTTGSSQKDYSTTFYLGMLCMFCLVNSTLTLVRAFSFAFGGIHAAIQMHDRLLNKLINASISFFDQTPSGRILNRFSSDLYTIDDSLPFIFNILLANFVGLLGIAIILSYVQVIFLLVLLPFWYIYSKLQFYYRSTSRELRRLDSVSRSPIYASFTETLDGASTIRAFSSEDFFFLRFIEHITVYQRTSYSEVTASLWLSLRLQLLAAFIVSFVAVMSVVGSQRLLPITLGTPGLVGLALSYAAPIVSLLGSFLTSFTETEKEMVSVERVLQYMDIPQEVVRDEQLYLNWPSQGEIQFQNVTLRYMPSLPPALRGVSFIITGGTQVGVIGRTGAGKSSILNALFRLNPISGGCILVDGINIAEISLRDLRSHLAVVPQSPFLFEGSLRDNLDPLHISDDRMIWNILEKCHVKQEVEAGGGLDMHVKESGISFSVGQRQLLCLARALLKSSQVLCLDECTANIDTQTSAKLQNAIASECRGLTVITIAHRISTVMNMDNILILDQGILVEQGNPNSLLNDDLSRFSSFAKASKM from the exons GTGATTAATGATTGTCTAGGTTTTGTGGGACCCGTGCTTCTCAATAAGTTGATTCGATTTCTTCAGCAAG GTTCTGACCACTATCATGGCTACATTTTTGCTATATCCTTGGGCCTAGCCTCTATTTTGAA ATCCTTCCTTGATACACAATATACTTTTCATCTTTCCAAACTCAAGCTGAAGCTGCGCTCTAGCATTATGACTATTATTTACCATAAG TGTCTTCATGTTAGACTTGCAGAGAGGTCAAAATTTTCTGAAGGGGAGATTCAAACATTCATGTCTGTTGATGCTGATAGAACTGTCAACCTTTGCAACAGTTTCCATGATATATGGAG CTTGCCGCTGCAAATTGGAATAGCTCTATATCTACTCTACGTACAAGTCAAGTTTGCATTTCTTTCTGGAATAGCAATAACCATTCTGCTAATACCGG TCAATAAATGGATTGCTCAACTAATTGCAAAGGCTACAAGAAGCATGATGGAACAGAAGGATGAAAG AATTAGGAGGACGGCTGAACTCTTCACATACATTCGGACTTTGAAAATGTACAGCTGGGAGCTTATATTTGCTAGCTGGTTGATGAAGACAAGAGCATTGGAAGTGAAATACTTATCA ACCAGGAAATACTTGGACGCGTGGTGTGTATTTTTTTGGGCAACTACACCAACCCTTTTCTCTTTGTTCACCTTTGGACTTTACACTTTGATGGGACATCAGCTTGATGCGGCAACG GTTTTCACTTGCCTTGCattatttaacaatttaatcTCCCCACTAAACTCATTTCCTTGGGTCATTAATGGGCTAATTGAT GCTTTTATATCTTCTCGGAGGTTGAGCAAATATTTGTCCAGTTCTGAGTGTGAACTTGGGATGGAGAAGAAAGGATATCCTTCAGGAAATCCTGAAAACATGGCTGTCATCATTTGTGATGCATGTTCAACATGGTCAAGCAGTGATGAAAAAGATTTGAGTTTGATTTTGGACAATGTTACTCTTCAAATACCAAAAGGTTACCTGGTTGCTGTTATTGGAGAG GTTGGATCAGGTAAATCATCCGtgctaaatttgattttaggagAAATGAGACTTGTTATTGGATCAATACATCTGAATGGATCCACAACTTATGTACCGCAG ATACCTTGGATTCTCTCTGGAACCATCCGTGataatattttgtttgggaGGAATTACAACTCAACAAG GTACTCAGATGTATTACACGCTTGTACACTTGATGTTGATATCTCCTTGATGATTGGAGGTGATATGGCCTGTATCGGAGAGAAAGGAATTAACCTGTCAGGTGGCCAGAGAGCACGTCTTGCACTTGCCAG GGCTCTCTATTGTGCCTCTGATATATACATGCTTGATGATGTTCTGAGTGCAGTAGATGCTCATGTTGCCTGCTCAATTTTGCATAATGCCATTCTTGGCCCTCTTATGAACCTGCAGACACGCATTCTATGCACACATAACATTCAG GCAATATATGCTGCTGATATGGtggttgaaatggacaagggaAGAGTGAAGTGGGTGGGAACTCCATCTGACTTAAAGGTTTCTTCCTATTTGGCATTTCCCTCTATAGACAACTGTAGTATTTCCTCCGAAGTTCAAGTAGGGGAAAGGTCATCTATCTCTGTAGAAGCCGAAGGAGGAGTAGAGGTGGACAATTCCTACAATTTGGAAGGAGTTCAAGGGACTATTGATGCTGAGACGAGGAAAGAAGGGAGAGTTGAACTTCTTGTATACAA AAATTATGCAGAATTTGCTGGTTGGTTCATTACGATATTAACATGCTTGTCGGCCCTTTTGATGCAATTTTCTCGTAATGGAAATGACTTGTGGCTATCATATTGGGTTGATACAACTGGAAGCAGTCAGAAAGACTACTCGACAACATTTTATCTG GGTATGCTCTGCATGTTCTGTTTGGTGAATTCTACACTAACTCTGGTGAGGgcattttcatttgcatttgGTGGCATACATGCTGCCATCCAGATGCATGATCGCTTGTTGAATAAGCTTATCAATGCAAGTATTAGCTTCTTTGATCAGACACCTAGTGGGAGAATACTTAACAG ATTTTCTTCGGATCTTTATACTATTGATGATTCTCTCCCATTTATTTTCAACATTCTCCTGGCCAATTTTGTTGGCCTGTTGGGAATTGCTATAATCTTGTCATATGTGCAG GTCATCTTTTTGCTAGTATTGTTGCCTTTCTGGTACATATACAGCAAATTACAG TTCTACTACAGGTCAACATCACGTGAGCTGCGAAGGCTGGATAGTGTTTCTCGCTCACCAATTTACGCATCATTCACGGAGACACTGGATGGAGCATCAACTATTAGGGCATTCAGCTCTGAG GACTTTTTCTTCCTCAGATTCATTGAGCATATAACAGTATATCAAAGAACTTCTTACTCTGAGGTGACAGCAAGTTTGTGGCTTTCCCTGCGCCTTCAG TTGTTGGCAGCTTTTATTGTCTCATTTGTTGCTGTGATGTCTGTTGTTGGATCTCAGAGACTTCTCCCCATCACTTTAGGCACTCCAGGGCTG GTTGGCTTGGCTCTCTCATATGCAGCTCCGATCGTATCTTTACTCGGAAGCTTTTTGACAAGTTTCACGGAAACAGAGAAGGAGATGGTTTCTGTGGAGAGGGTTCTTCAG TATATGGACATTCCTCAAGAAGTAGTTAGAGACGAACAATTGTATCTGAATTGGCCATCTCAAGGGGAGATCCAGTTCCAGAATGTGACACTCCGATATATGCCTTCTCTGCCTCCTGCATTACGTGGTGTGTCTTTTATTATTACAGGCGGAACTCAG GTTGGAGTCATTGGAAGAACAGGTGCGGGAAAATCAAGCATTTTGAATGCCCTATTTCGCTTAAATCCAATCAGCGGAGGTTGTATTTTAGTGGATGGAATTAATATAGCTGAGATTTCCCTAAGAGACCTTCGTTCTCATTTGGCTGTCGTTCCCCAGAGTCCATTCTTATTTGAAGGATCATTAAG GGACAATCTAGACCCATTGCACATAAGCGATGATAGAATGATTTGGAACATCCTCGAGAAATGTCACGTAAAGCAAGAAGTAGAAGCAGGGGGAGGGCTGGACATGCATGTAAAGGAGTCCGGAATATCATTCTCTGTGGGGCAACGGCAGCTCCTTTGCCTTGCACGTGCACTTCTCAAATCTTCTCAG GTGTTATGTTTGGATGAGTGCACTGCCAATATAGACACTCAAACATCTGCAAAACTACAGAACGCTATAGCTAGTGAGTGCCGAGGATTAACAGTAATTACGATTGCACATCGTATCTCAACAGTTATGAACATGGACAATATCCTGATTTTAGATCAAGGAATCCTG GTTGAGCAAGGGAATCCAAATAGTCTTCTAAATGATGACTTATCCAGATTCTCAAGTTTTGCAAAAGCATCGAAAATGTGA
- the LOC113742696 gene encoding ABC transporter C family member 13 isoform X5: MLGSSTKKKFFSPFFTQSNLLCIWVAILSSRFSKGSDHYHGYIFAISLGLASILKSFLDTQYTFHLSKLKLKLRSSIMTIIYHKCLHVRLAERSKFSEGEIQTFMSVDADRTVNLCNSFHDIWSLPLQIGIALYLLYVQVKFAFLSGIAITILLIPVNKWIAQLIAKATRSMMEQKDERIRRTAELFTYIRTLKMYSWELIFASWLMKTRALEVKYLSTRKYLDAWCVFFWATTPTLFSLFTFGLYTLMGHQLDAATVFTCLALFNNLISPLNSFPWVINGLIDAFISSRRLSKYLSSSECELGMEKKGYPSGNPENMAVIICDACSTWSSSDEKDLSLILDNVTLQIPKGYLVAVIGEVGSGKSSVLNLILGEMRLVIGSIHLNGSTTYVPQIPWILSGTIRDNILFGRNYNSTRYSDVLHACTLDVDISLMIGGDMACIGEKGINLSGGQRARLALARALYCASDIYMLDDVLSAVDAHVACSILHNAILGPLMNLQTRILCTHNIQAIYAADMVVEMDKGRVKWVGTPSDLKVSSYLAFPSIDNCSISSEVQVGERSSISVEAEGGVEVDNSYNLEGVQGTIDAETRKEGRVELLVYKNYAEFAGWFITILTCLSALLMQFSRNGNDLWLSYWVDTTGSSQKDYSTTFYLGMLCMFCLVNSTLTLVRAFSFAFGGIHAAIQMHDRLLNKLINASISFFDQTPSGRILNRFSSDLYTIDDSLPFIFNILLANFVGLLGIAIILSYVQVIFLLVLLPFWYIYSKLQFYYRSTSRELRRLDSVSRSPIYASFTETLDGASTIRAFSSEDFFFLRFIEHITVYQRTSYSEVTASLWLSLRLQLLAAFIVSFVAVMSVVGSQRLLPITLGTPGLVGLALSYAAPIVSLLGSFLTSFTETEKEMVSVERVLQYMDIPQEVVRDEQLYLNWPSQGEIQFQNVTLRYMPSLPPALRGVSFIITGGTQVGVIGRTGAGKSSILNALFRLNPISGGCILVDGINIAEISLRDLRSHLAVVPQSPFLFEGSLRDNLDPLHISDDRMIWNILEKCHVKQEVEAGGGLDMHVKESGISFSVGQRQLLCLARALLKSSQVLCLDECTANIDTQTSAKLQNAIASECRGLTVITIAHRISTVMNMDNILILDQGILVEQGNPNSLLNDDLSRFSSFAKASKM, translated from the exons GTTCTGACCACTATCATGGCTACATTTTTGCTATATCCTTGGGCCTAGCCTCTATTTTGAA ATCCTTCCTTGATACACAATATACTTTTCATCTTTCCAAACTCAAGCTGAAGCTGCGCTCTAGCATTATGACTATTATTTACCATAAG TGTCTTCATGTTAGACTTGCAGAGAGGTCAAAATTTTCTGAAGGGGAGATTCAAACATTCATGTCTGTTGATGCTGATAGAACTGTCAACCTTTGCAACAGTTTCCATGATATATGGAG CTTGCCGCTGCAAATTGGAATAGCTCTATATCTACTCTACGTACAAGTCAAGTTTGCATTTCTTTCTGGAATAGCAATAACCATTCTGCTAATACCGG TCAATAAATGGATTGCTCAACTAATTGCAAAGGCTACAAGAAGCATGATGGAACAGAAGGATGAAAG AATTAGGAGGACGGCTGAACTCTTCACATACATTCGGACTTTGAAAATGTACAGCTGGGAGCTTATATTTGCTAGCTGGTTGATGAAGACAAGAGCATTGGAAGTGAAATACTTATCA ACCAGGAAATACTTGGACGCGTGGTGTGTATTTTTTTGGGCAACTACACCAACCCTTTTCTCTTTGTTCACCTTTGGACTTTACACTTTGATGGGACATCAGCTTGATGCGGCAACG GTTTTCACTTGCCTTGCattatttaacaatttaatcTCCCCACTAAACTCATTTCCTTGGGTCATTAATGGGCTAATTGAT GCTTTTATATCTTCTCGGAGGTTGAGCAAATATTTGTCCAGTTCTGAGTGTGAACTTGGGATGGAGAAGAAAGGATATCCTTCAGGAAATCCTGAAAACATGGCTGTCATCATTTGTGATGCATGTTCAACATGGTCAAGCAGTGATGAAAAAGATTTGAGTTTGATTTTGGACAATGTTACTCTTCAAATACCAAAAGGTTACCTGGTTGCTGTTATTGGAGAG GTTGGATCAGGTAAATCATCCGtgctaaatttgattttaggagAAATGAGACTTGTTATTGGATCAATACATCTGAATGGATCCACAACTTATGTACCGCAG ATACCTTGGATTCTCTCTGGAACCATCCGTGataatattttgtttgggaGGAATTACAACTCAACAAG GTACTCAGATGTATTACACGCTTGTACACTTGATGTTGATATCTCCTTGATGATTGGAGGTGATATGGCCTGTATCGGAGAGAAAGGAATTAACCTGTCAGGTGGCCAGAGAGCACGTCTTGCACTTGCCAG GGCTCTCTATTGTGCCTCTGATATATACATGCTTGATGATGTTCTGAGTGCAGTAGATGCTCATGTTGCCTGCTCAATTTTGCATAATGCCATTCTTGGCCCTCTTATGAACCTGCAGACACGCATTCTATGCACACATAACATTCAG GCAATATATGCTGCTGATATGGtggttgaaatggacaagggaAGAGTGAAGTGGGTGGGAACTCCATCTGACTTAAAGGTTTCTTCCTATTTGGCATTTCCCTCTATAGACAACTGTAGTATTTCCTCCGAAGTTCAAGTAGGGGAAAGGTCATCTATCTCTGTAGAAGCCGAAGGAGGAGTAGAGGTGGACAATTCCTACAATTTGGAAGGAGTTCAAGGGACTATTGATGCTGAGACGAGGAAAGAAGGGAGAGTTGAACTTCTTGTATACAA AAATTATGCAGAATTTGCTGGTTGGTTCATTACGATATTAACATGCTTGTCGGCCCTTTTGATGCAATTTTCTCGTAATGGAAATGACTTGTGGCTATCATATTGGGTTGATACAACTGGAAGCAGTCAGAAAGACTACTCGACAACATTTTATCTG GGTATGCTCTGCATGTTCTGTTTGGTGAATTCTACACTAACTCTGGTGAGGgcattttcatttgcatttgGTGGCATACATGCTGCCATCCAGATGCATGATCGCTTGTTGAATAAGCTTATCAATGCAAGTATTAGCTTCTTTGATCAGACACCTAGTGGGAGAATACTTAACAG ATTTTCTTCGGATCTTTATACTATTGATGATTCTCTCCCATTTATTTTCAACATTCTCCTGGCCAATTTTGTTGGCCTGTTGGGAATTGCTATAATCTTGTCATATGTGCAG GTCATCTTTTTGCTAGTATTGTTGCCTTTCTGGTACATATACAGCAAATTACAG TTCTACTACAGGTCAACATCACGTGAGCTGCGAAGGCTGGATAGTGTTTCTCGCTCACCAATTTACGCATCATTCACGGAGACACTGGATGGAGCATCAACTATTAGGGCATTCAGCTCTGAG GACTTTTTCTTCCTCAGATTCATTGAGCATATAACAGTATATCAAAGAACTTCTTACTCTGAGGTGACAGCAAGTTTGTGGCTTTCCCTGCGCCTTCAG TTGTTGGCAGCTTTTATTGTCTCATTTGTTGCTGTGATGTCTGTTGTTGGATCTCAGAGACTTCTCCCCATCACTTTAGGCACTCCAGGGCTG GTTGGCTTGGCTCTCTCATATGCAGCTCCGATCGTATCTTTACTCGGAAGCTTTTTGACAAGTTTCACGGAAACAGAGAAGGAGATGGTTTCTGTGGAGAGGGTTCTTCAG TATATGGACATTCCTCAAGAAGTAGTTAGAGACGAACAATTGTATCTGAATTGGCCATCTCAAGGGGAGATCCAGTTCCAGAATGTGACACTCCGATATATGCCTTCTCTGCCTCCTGCATTACGTGGTGTGTCTTTTATTATTACAGGCGGAACTCAG GTTGGAGTCATTGGAAGAACAGGTGCGGGAAAATCAAGCATTTTGAATGCCCTATTTCGCTTAAATCCAATCAGCGGAGGTTGTATTTTAGTGGATGGAATTAATATAGCTGAGATTTCCCTAAGAGACCTTCGTTCTCATTTGGCTGTCGTTCCCCAGAGTCCATTCTTATTTGAAGGATCATTAAG GGACAATCTAGACCCATTGCACATAAGCGATGATAGAATGATTTGGAACATCCTCGAGAAATGTCACGTAAAGCAAGAAGTAGAAGCAGGGGGAGGGCTGGACATGCATGTAAAGGAGTCCGGAATATCATTCTCTGTGGGGCAACGGCAGCTCCTTTGCCTTGCACGTGCACTTCTCAAATCTTCTCAG GTGTTATGTTTGGATGAGTGCACTGCCAATATAGACACTCAAACATCTGCAAAACTACAGAACGCTATAGCTAGTGAGTGCCGAGGATTAACAGTAATTACGATTGCACATCGTATCTCAACAGTTATGAACATGGACAATATCCTGATTTTAGATCAAGGAATCCTG GTTGAGCAAGGGAATCCAAATAGTCTTCTAAATGATGACTTATCCAGATTCTCAAGTTTTGCAAAAGCATCGAAAATGTGA